In Rhodococcus rhodochrous, a single genomic region encodes these proteins:
- a CDS encoding STAS domain-containing protein — MSTRTSTTRRIVTHTGALSRVGAATIARAPRYRLDVHSPSRRCSVLRAKGDLDMTARAEFASTLGDLAHSGDHVVVDLSEVTFMYSEVASMLADAVHIRPGRFHAVAPTRQVRMLLDILAPDLDVTDRTECDTAGSTSAA; from the coding sequence ATGAGCACACGTACGAGCACCACCCGCAGGATCGTCACCCACACCGGCGCACTCTCACGAGTCGGTGCAGCGACGATCGCCCGAGCACCGCGCTACCGTCTCGACGTCCACTCGCCCTCCCGTCGCTGCAGTGTCCTGCGGGCGAAGGGCGATCTCGACATGACCGCCCGAGCGGAGTTCGCCTCCACTCTCGGCGACCTCGCACACTCGGGCGACCACGTCGTCGTCGACCTGTCCGAGGTGACCTTCATGTACTCCGAGGTCGCCTCGATGCTTGCCGATGCCGTTCACATCCGGCCCGGCCGTTTCCATGCCGTCGCACCCACGCGCCAGGTGCGCATGCTGCTCGACATCCTCGCTCCCGACCTCGACGTCACCGACCGCACCGAGTGCGACACGGCCGGGAGCACGTCCGCCGCCTGA
- a CDS encoding acyl-CoA dehydrogenase family protein encodes MSGQDALQSTELRDFAQMLSEVFTSGDDHRIGEVVELDRALWSTLTELGLDRLTGSEESGGSGAGWLEAALLLEAAGSAAAAVPVAENDLLAGWLLEQAGLEAAPAVRTAAVLDADGRARHVPWARFADSIVVLWESPQGWQVAEVARGDVEIVEAVNLAAEPRDHVCVDLSTLSGRDVPAGTVDEFRYRGALVRALATAGAMDRILELVVDHTTARVQFGRPLGKFQAVQALVADIATEASLVHAAADGAVDAVVAGGFGDASTRFAIAAAASCAGHAASVVARNAHQALGAIGFTMEHELHRHANRILSWRSEFGTVASWDSELLAAAGEAEEVWALITGGPAR; translated from the coding sequence ATGAGCGGGCAGGACGCACTGCAGTCGACGGAACTGCGCGATTTCGCACAGATGTTGTCCGAGGTGTTCACCTCGGGTGACGACCACCGCATCGGGGAGGTCGTCGAACTCGATCGTGCCCTGTGGAGCACCCTCACCGAGCTCGGCCTCGATCGGCTCACGGGTTCGGAGGAGAGCGGCGGAAGCGGCGCGGGATGGCTCGAGGCCGCCCTGCTGCTCGAGGCCGCCGGCAGCGCTGCTGCTGCCGTGCCGGTGGCCGAGAACGATCTGCTCGCGGGTTGGCTCCTCGAGCAGGCGGGCCTCGAGGCGGCGCCGGCGGTGCGTACCGCCGCGGTGCTCGACGCCGACGGCCGCGCACGCCACGTGCCGTGGGCCCGGTTCGCGGACTCGATCGTCGTGTTGTGGGAGTCACCGCAGGGATGGCAGGTCGCCGAGGTCGCTCGCGGCGATGTCGAGATCGTCGAGGCCGTCAACCTGGCGGCGGAGCCCCGCGACCACGTGTGCGTCGACCTGTCGACCCTGTCGGGACGTGACGTTCCGGCGGGCACCGTCGACGAGTTCCGCTACCGGGGCGCGCTCGTCCGTGCGCTGGCCACCGCGGGTGCGATGGATCGGATCCTCGAGCTCGTCGTCGACCACACCACCGCGCGCGTGCAGTTCGGTCGTCCGCTGGGCAAGTTCCAGGCGGTGCAGGCGCTCGTCGCCGACATTGCCACCGAGGCCTCGCTCGTGCACGCCGCCGCGGACGGTGCGGTCGATGCCGTTGTCGCGGGAGGTTTCGGTGACGCGTCGACCCGCTTCGCGATCGCAGCGGCCGCGTCGTGTGCCGGACATGCGGCCTCCGTCGTCGCCCGCAACGCCCATCAGGCGCTCGGCGCGATCGGCTTCACGATGGAACACGAGCTGCATCGGCACGCCAACCGGATCCTGTCGTGGCGCAGCGAATTCGGCACGGTCGCGTCGTGGGATTCCGAACTGCTCGCCGCGGCCGGTGAGGCCGAGGAGGTGTGGGCGTTGATCACGGGTGGCCCGGCGCGCTGA
- a CDS encoding acyl-CoA dehydrogenase family protein yields the protein MSARLVPRAGTPDPALTELRAEVRAFLKEQIDAGVFTPGIDTWLTRWNPDFTRALAARGWVGMTIPVEYGGHGRTFMERFVVTEELLAVGAPVAAQWVADRQAAPSLLKYGTEEQKKRFLPGIAAGEICWAIGMSEPDSGSDLASVKTKATQVDGGWRISGTKLWTSGAHHADAFFGLARSAPLDPAHRHDGLSQFIVLLDSPGVTIRPILSMSGDHHFNEVLLDDVFVPDDLVLGQIGAGWEQVTSELGYERSGPERFLSTFGVLESLVHGVADGSVEADTRIGATIGRMAGLHRMSTAVSESLERGENAELAASVVKVLGTKTEGDLADLADEIAGYTAADAHLAELVRAGVMQRPGFTLRGGTSEILRGVIARGLGMR from the coding sequence ATGAGTGCACGACTCGTGCCGAGGGCGGGCACCCCCGACCCGGCACTGACGGAACTCCGTGCCGAGGTACGGGCGTTCCTGAAGGAACAGATCGACGCGGGCGTGTTCACGCCGGGCATCGACACCTGGCTGACGCGATGGAACCCCGATTTCACGCGTGCGCTCGCCGCTCGCGGCTGGGTGGGTATGACGATCCCCGTCGAGTACGGCGGACACGGACGGACCTTCATGGAGCGCTTCGTCGTCACCGAGGAGTTGCTCGCGGTGGGCGCTCCGGTCGCCGCCCAGTGGGTCGCCGACCGTCAGGCCGCACCGTCGCTGCTGAAGTACGGCACCGAGGAGCAGAAGAAGCGGTTCCTGCCGGGCATCGCGGCCGGTGAGATCTGCTGGGCCATCGGCATGTCCGAGCCCGACTCCGGATCCGACCTCGCGAGCGTCAAGACGAAGGCCACGCAGGTGGACGGTGGGTGGCGGATCTCCGGCACCAAGTTGTGGACGTCCGGGGCGCACCACGCCGACGCCTTCTTCGGCCTCGCGCGCTCCGCACCGCTCGATCCGGCGCACCGTCACGACGGGCTGAGCCAGTTCATCGTGCTGCTCGACTCCCCGGGCGTGACCATCCGCCCGATCCTGTCGATGTCCGGCGACCACCACTTCAACGAGGTGCTGCTCGACGACGTCTTCGTCCCGGACGACCTGGTGCTCGGGCAGATCGGCGCCGGCTGGGAGCAGGTGACGAGCGAGCTCGGTTACGAGCGCAGCGGTCCCGAACGTTTCCTGTCGACCTTCGGGGTGCTCGAATCCCTCGTGCACGGTGTGGCCGACGGCAGCGTCGAAGCGGACACCCGCATCGGAGCGACCATCGGGCGCATGGCGGGCCTGCATCGCATGTCAACCGCGGTCTCCGAGTCCCTCGAACGTGGCGAGAACGCCGAACTCGCGGCGTCGGTCGTGAAGGTGCTCGGCACGAAGACCGAAGGTGACCTGGCGGATCTCGCCGACGAGATCGCGGGATACACCGCGGCCGACGCACATCTGGCCGAGCTCGTCCGGGCAGGCGTCATGCAACGACCGGGCTTCACACTGCGCGGCGGCACGAGCGAGATCCTCCGCGGGGTCATCGCACGAGGATTGGGGATGAGATGA
- a CDS encoding TetR/AcrR family transcriptional regulator has protein sequence MRVLSPKQRVFIEAGRKEFVRNGYGSSSIRTIAQEAGVSLSALYYHYKNKQDLLLAILLDGVDTYDAVCDAELARAGDDPVEQIRAFVRGNVIFRTQFPEQGRMIATEVRNLEPEGARLYEERRRAGRRRIRDIIDRGVAQGVFTTRYPDDCRRSILAMVSAIANWYDPAGPDGPDEIAERYADLSLALLCPTITGGEGDSR, from the coding sequence GTGAGAGTGCTGTCGCCGAAACAGCGCGTCTTCATCGAGGCGGGCCGGAAGGAATTCGTGCGCAACGGATACGGCTCGTCGTCGATCCGGACGATCGCGCAGGAAGCCGGCGTGAGCCTGTCCGCGCTGTACTACCACTACAAGAACAAACAGGATCTGCTGCTGGCGATCCTGCTCGACGGTGTCGACACCTACGACGCGGTCTGCGACGCCGAACTCGCCCGCGCCGGCGACGATCCCGTCGAGCAGATCCGCGCGTTCGTCAGGGGGAACGTCATCTTCCGCACGCAGTTCCCCGAGCAGGGCCGCATGATCGCGACGGAAGTGCGCAACCTCGAACCCGAGGGTGCGCGACTGTACGAGGAACGCCGGCGCGCCGGTCGGAGACGGATCCGCGACATCATCGATCGCGGTGTCGCACAGGGTGTCTTCACCACGAGGTATCCCGACGACTGCCGCCGGTCGATCCTGGCGATGGTCTCGGCGATCGCCAACTGGTACGACCCCGCGGGCCCGGACGGCCCGGACGAGATCGCCGAACGCTACGCGGACCTGTCGCTGGCGCTGCTGTGTCCCACCATCACCGGTGGAGAAGGAGATTCACGATGA
- a CDS encoding acyl-CoA synthetase, giving the protein MYPGRYAAVAPDRPAVHEAATGRTLTYRELEDASVRFAHWLRAHDVGRGDHIAVVTVNDATAFELYWGAVRSGVYITFVNTHLAPGEAAYIVDDCDAKVLVVSAPLAELAEAIAPLTPKVTHRVAFGGRVPGHLVYEEEVAGLPVTHMADQPRGSDMLYSSGTTGRPKGIKPALTGAQVGDEPGPPLLKQVRRFGFDENTVYLSPAPIYHAAPLRYGVSTQALGGTVVLMDRFDPELSLACIEKYRVTHSQWVPTHFVRLLKLPREVRERYDLSSMRCALHSAAPCPVEVKQELMRWWGEIVYEYYSATEAIGNTLVTPQEWLSKPGTVGKTGGPGTLGLARICDENGNRLPTGEIGTVYFERDDFSFEYHKDPEKTASTRHPFEENWYTTGDIGYLDEDDYLFLTGRDKFTIISGGVNIYPQEIENVLALHPSIADVAVVGVPDADRGERVEAFVQLVPDAEGSDELEDEIIGFCRERLSRFKCPRHVRFVDELPRTPTGKMVKGRLGELIAQYADTGALS; this is encoded by the coding sequence ATGTACCCGGGCCGTTACGCCGCGGTCGCCCCGGACCGGCCCGCCGTGCACGAGGCCGCGACCGGCCGGACGCTCACCTATCGGGAACTCGAGGACGCGTCCGTCCGGTTCGCGCACTGGCTGCGCGCACACGACGTCGGCAGGGGGGACCACATCGCGGTCGTCACCGTCAACGACGCCACGGCATTCGAACTGTACTGGGGTGCAGTGAGGTCGGGCGTGTACATCACCTTCGTCAACACGCACCTCGCTCCGGGCGAGGCCGCCTACATCGTCGACGACTGCGACGCGAAGGTGCTCGTCGTCTCGGCGCCTCTCGCCGAGCTCGCCGAGGCGATCGCGCCGCTCACCCCGAAGGTGACGCATCGTGTCGCCTTCGGCGGGCGGGTGCCCGGGCATCTCGTGTACGAGGAGGAGGTGGCCGGTCTTCCCGTCACTCACATGGCGGACCAGCCCCGTGGCAGCGACATGCTGTACTCCTCCGGCACCACCGGGCGCCCCAAAGGCATCAAGCCCGCGCTCACCGGTGCGCAGGTCGGTGACGAGCCCGGTCCTCCGCTGCTGAAGCAGGTGCGCCGCTTCGGTTTCGACGAGAACACCGTCTACCTGTCGCCGGCACCGATCTACCATGCCGCTCCCTTGCGGTACGGCGTGTCGACGCAGGCGCTCGGGGGCACCGTGGTGCTCATGGACCGGTTCGATCCCGAGCTCAGCCTCGCGTGCATCGAGAAGTACCGAGTGACCCACAGCCAGTGGGTGCCCACGCATTTCGTGCGCCTGTTGAAGCTGCCCCGCGAGGTCCGCGAGCGCTACGACCTGTCGTCGATGCGGTGCGCGTTGCACTCGGCGGCGCCGTGCCCGGTCGAGGTCAAGCAGGAACTCATGCGGTGGTGGGGCGAGATCGTCTACGAGTACTACTCCGCGACCGAAGCCATCGGCAACACCCTCGTCACCCCGCAGGAATGGCTGAGCAAGCCGGGCACGGTCGGGAAGACCGGTGGCCCGGGCACACTCGGTCTGGCGCGCATCTGCGACGAGAACGGCAACCGGCTGCCCACGGGAGAGATCGGCACCGTCTACTTCGAACGGGACGACTTCTCGTTCGAGTACCACAAGGACCCGGAGAAGACGGCGTCGACCAGGCACCCCTTCGAGGAGAACTGGTACACCACCGGCGACATCGGATATCTCGACGAGGACGACTACCTGTTCCTCACCGGGCGCGACAAGTTCACGATCATCTCGGGTGGGGTGAACATCTACCCGCAGGAGATCGAGAACGTCCTCGCGCTGCACCCGTCGATCGCGGACGTCGCGGTGGTCGGTGTGCCGGACGCGGACCGCGGTGAACGTGTCGAAGCGTTCGTGCAGCTCGTCCCCGACGCAGAGGGATCGGACGAGCTCGAGGACGAGATCATCGGGTTCTGCCGGGAACGCCTCTCGCGTTTCAAGTGCCCCCGACACGTGCGGTTCGTCGACGAACTGCCGCGCACGCCGACGGGCAAGATGGTCAAGGGCAGGCTCGGCGAGCTGATCGCGCAGTACGCCGACACGGGAGCGTTGTCGTGA
- a CDS encoding acyl-CoA dehydrogenase family protein, with product MQRTIFTEEHEQFRKMVRDFIEREVAPHREEWDEMGRPPREFFRRLGELGILGIQVPEEFGGGGESSFKFNTIVFEEVARAGVSFGSYTVHACLILPYLLEYATEEQKQRWLPGFADGSIMTAIAMTEPGTGSDLANIATSAKLSEDGKHYIINGAKTFITGGVTADLILTVCRTSPFDPENRRGGLSIIAVPTDSEGFAVGRKLDKIGLHQQDTAELSYTDVKVPVENLLGEEGAGFGYLTHNLPQERLSIALNQVGFAEAAIAHAIAYTKERKVFGKPVASFQNTKFVLAECSAETQAARVYVDHCLELLDRKELTVADAARAKLFCTEVSGRVIDKCLQLHGGYGYITEYPIARLYADTRVTRIYGGTSEVMKTIISKDLGL from the coding sequence ATGCAGCGGACGATCTTCACCGAAGAACACGAGCAGTTCCGGAAGATGGTGCGCGACTTCATCGAACGTGAGGTCGCGCCGCATCGCGAGGAATGGGACGAGATGGGCCGCCCGCCCCGTGAGTTCTTCCGTCGGCTGGGCGAACTCGGCATCCTGGGCATCCAGGTGCCCGAGGAGTTCGGCGGAGGCGGCGAGTCCAGCTTCAAGTTCAACACGATCGTCTTCGAAGAGGTTGCGCGCGCCGGAGTCTCGTTCGGCTCCTACACCGTGCACGCCTGCCTGATCCTGCCCTACCTGCTCGAATACGCGACCGAGGAGCAGAAGCAGCGCTGGCTGCCCGGCTTCGCCGACGGCTCGATCATGACCGCGATCGCGATGACCGAGCCCGGCACCGGCTCCGACCTCGCCAACATCGCGACCTCGGCGAAGCTGTCCGAGGACGGCAAGCACTACATCATCAACGGCGCGAAGACCTTCATCACCGGCGGCGTCACCGCCGACCTCATCCTGACGGTCTGCCGCACCAGCCCGTTCGATCCCGAGAACCGCCGCGGCGGACTGTCGATCATCGCGGTGCCCACCGACAGTGAGGGCTTCGCGGTGGGCCGTAAGCTCGACAAGATCGGTCTGCACCAGCAGGACACCGCCGAGCTGTCGTACACCGACGTCAAGGTGCCGGTCGAGAACCTCCTCGGCGAGGAGGGTGCGGGCTTCGGGTACCTCACCCACAACCTGCCGCAGGAGCGTCTGAGCATCGCTTTGAACCAGGTCGGCTTCGCCGAGGCCGCCATCGCGCACGCGATCGCATACACCAAGGAACGCAAGGTGTTCGGCAAGCCGGTCGCCTCGTTCCAGAACACCAAGTTCGTGCTCGCCGAGTGCTCGGCCGAGACCCAGGCCGCGCGTGTCTACGTCGACCACTGCCTCGAACTGCTCGATCGCAAGGAACTGACGGTCGCCGACGCGGCCCGCGCGAAGCTGTTCTGCACCGAGGTCTCCGGTCGTGTCATCGACAAGTGCCTGCAGTTGCACGGCGGATACGGTTACATCACCGAGTACCCGATCGCCCGGTTGTACGCCGACACCCGCGTGACCCGGATCTACGGCGGCACCAGCGAGGTCATGAAGACGATCATCTCCAAGGACCTGGGGCTGTAG
- a CDS encoding crotonase/enoyl-CoA hydratase family protein, protein MATSQDVVLSTRDGNVVTWTINLPEARNPISGDDVVDRLVELVEEANRDIDTRVVILTGAGSAFSAGGNVKDMDERRGMFGGAPHALREGYRRGIQRLPRAIYHCEVPIIAAVNGPAVGAGCDLAMMCDMRIASTKAFFAESFVKLGIIPGDGGAWLLPRAVGAARAAEMAFTGDRVDAATALDWGMVSQVVEPEQLLDAANALAARVAVNPPNALRMTKKLLREGQRVDLDTLLELSASLQALSHHSEDHREALSAFLERRTGNFTGN, encoded by the coding sequence ATGGCAACTTCGCAGGACGTCGTACTGAGCACGCGCGACGGAAACGTCGTGACCTGGACGATCAACCTTCCGGAGGCGCGCAACCCGATCTCGGGTGACGACGTCGTCGACCGCCTCGTCGAGCTCGTCGAGGAGGCCAACCGCGACATCGACACCCGCGTCGTCATCCTCACCGGCGCCGGATCCGCCTTCTCCGCCGGTGGCAACGTCAAGGACATGGACGAGCGCCGCGGCATGTTCGGCGGCGCACCCCACGCCCTGCGCGAGGGCTACCGCCGTGGCATCCAGCGCCTGCCCCGCGCCATCTACCACTGCGAGGTCCCGATCATCGCCGCCGTCAACGGCCCCGCAGTGGGCGCCGGCTGCGACCTCGCGATGATGTGCGACATGCGGATCGCCTCGACGAAGGCGTTCTTCGCGGAGAGCTTCGTCAAGCTCGGCATCATCCCCGGCGACGGCGGCGCCTGGCTGCTGCCCCGCGCGGTCGGTGCGGCGCGCGCCGCCGAGATGGCCTTCACCGGCGACCGCGTCGACGCCGCGACGGCCCTCGACTGGGGCATGGTCTCGCAGGTCGTCGAACCCGAGCAGCTCCTCGACGCCGCGAACGCGCTCGCCGCCCGCGTCGCCGTCAACCCCCCGAACGCACTGCGTATGACGAAGAAGCTGCTGCGCGAGGGCCAGCGCGTCGATCTCGACACGCTCCTCGAACTGTCGGCCTCCCTCCAGGCGCTCTCGCACCACAGCGAGGACCACCGCGAAGCCCTCTCGGCGTTCCTCGAACGACGCACCGGCAACTTCACCGGCAACTGA
- a CDS encoding ABC1 kinase family protein, with translation MREGVSGAQGHSRPERNGPVGPFAEGLPPGVLDVERPPLDRFGPAELGRAVVVAAVLIAFVVWAVLRWTVRPRQHSVVEAAAHGTVDAFEHLGPTFVKLGQLIASSPGLFPAALADACLRMLDDVPTFPSEQARAVIEEDLGHRIDEMFESFDDVPLAAASVAQVHGCVLRDGRRAVVKVQRPGIAHRMLVDLRAAYMGAKLLQLFEFFRIANTPGIIRDLYNATMTELNAAVEADRQDRFRRNISAFGDNTFVTVPEVYWQWCGPRVICMERLQGKPVDRVVPGQDDLDTSLLVRRGVKVWMEAVLCHGPFHGDVHAGNLWLLDDGRVALLDFGIVGELPEKWRALLRALFRAALLDGDFTAVAQSVRALGVAADLDLDDAAVGRQVAEIFGPLLGQDVGELRLSELIGALVSLGRKWNTSTPEELVLFGKQLGYFERYATALAPGWVLGRDPFVFRNIFPEEVAIRIAESNVSLPD, from the coding sequence CTGCGCGAAGGCGTATCCGGAGCGCAGGGCCACAGCAGGCCCGAGCGCAACGGGCCCGTCGGCCCCTTCGCCGAAGGTCTTCCACCCGGTGTCCTGGACGTCGAGCGGCCTCCGCTCGACCGGTTCGGCCCGGCCGAGCTCGGACGGGCCGTGGTCGTCGCCGCCGTCCTGATCGCCTTCGTGGTGTGGGCGGTGCTGCGGTGGACCGTCCGGCCCCGGCAGCACAGCGTCGTCGAAGCGGCCGCGCACGGCACCGTCGACGCCTTCGAACATCTCGGACCGACCTTCGTGAAGCTGGGCCAGCTCATCGCGTCGTCACCCGGACTGTTCCCCGCGGCCCTCGCCGACGCGTGCCTACGCATGCTCGACGACGTGCCGACCTTCCCCTCCGAGCAGGCCCGCGCGGTGATCGAGGAGGATCTCGGACACCGCATCGACGAGATGTTCGAGTCGTTCGACGACGTGCCGCTCGCCGCGGCGTCCGTCGCCCAGGTGCACGGGTGCGTGCTGCGCGACGGCCGCCGGGCCGTGGTGAAGGTACAGCGACCGGGGATCGCCCACCGCATGCTCGTGGATCTGCGCGCCGCCTACATGGGCGCGAAGCTGCTGCAGCTCTTCGAGTTCTTCCGCATCGCGAACACTCCGGGGATCATCCGCGATCTCTACAACGCGACGATGACCGAGCTCAACGCGGCGGTCGAAGCGGATCGTCAGGATCGCTTCCGCCGCAACATCTCCGCCTTCGGCGACAACACCTTCGTCACGGTGCCCGAGGTGTACTGGCAGTGGTGCGGTCCGCGGGTGATCTGCATGGAGCGCCTGCAGGGCAAGCCCGTCGACCGGGTGGTGCCGGGCCAGGACGATCTCGACACCTCCCTGCTCGTGCGCCGCGGTGTGAAGGTGTGGATGGAGGCGGTGCTCTGCCACGGTCCGTTCCACGGCGACGTGCACGCGGGCAATCTCTGGCTGCTCGACGACGGACGTGTCGCGCTGCTCGACTTCGGCATCGTCGGCGAACTGCCCGAGAAGTGGCGCGCGCTGCTGCGGGCACTGTTCCGCGCCGCCCTGCTCGACGGGGACTTCACGGCGGTCGCGCAGAGCGTGCGGGCACTCGGTGTCGCCGCCGACCTCGACCTCGACGACGCGGCGGTGGGCCGGCAGGTCGCCGAGATCTTCGGTCCGCTGCTCGGTCAGGACGTGGGGGAGTTGCGGCTCAGCGAGCTGATCGGCGCGCTCGTCTCGCTCGGACGCAAGTGGAACACGTCGACCCCCGAGGAGCTCGTGTTGTTCGGGAAGCAGCTCGGATATTTCGAGCGCTACGCGACCGCGCTGGCGCCGGGCTGGGTGCTCGGCCGCGATCCCTTCGTCTTCCGGAACATCTTCCCCGAGGAAGTAGCCATAAGAATCGCCGAATCGAACGTGAGCCTGCCCGACTGA
- a CDS encoding sigma-70 family RNA polymerase sigma factor: MTEQLLEESAGSTSTSTDFMELAEPFRRELLAHCYRMSGSLHDAEDLVQETYLRAWRGYENFGGRSSLRTWLHRIATNVCLTALEGRSRRPLPTGLGAPSSDPTDDLVTRPEVPWLEPFPVGYATDDPSDPATIAASRDSVRLAFVAALQHLSARQRAVLLLREVLQWRATEVAAALDTSTAAVNSLLQRARAQLKDAQVRDDDLAEPDSAETKALLQRWVDGFEKYDIDSLVEMLTQDAVWEMPPFEGWYQGPDAIVSLIKHKCPAKGPGDQVLLPTVANGQPAFGLYMRGEDGRHHPFQLQVLDIVDGRVTHATVFFSDDTTALFARFGLPEDPAAR; encoded by the coding sequence ATGACCGAACAACTGCTCGAAGAATCTGCCGGTTCGACATCGACGTCGACCGATTTCATGGAACTCGCCGAGCCGTTCCGACGCGAACTGCTCGCACACTGTTACCGCATGAGCGGGTCGCTGCACGATGCGGAAGACCTGGTCCAGGAGACCTATCTGCGCGCCTGGCGCGGTTACGAGAACTTCGGGGGCCGCTCCTCACTGCGCACGTGGCTGCACCGTATCGCCACCAACGTGTGCCTCACGGCGCTCGAAGGTCGTAGCCGCCGGCCGTTGCCCACCGGGCTCGGCGCGCCCAGTTCCGATCCCACCGACGATCTGGTCACCCGCCCTGAGGTGCCGTGGCTCGAGCCGTTCCCCGTGGGGTATGCCACCGACGATCCGTCGGATCCCGCCACCATCGCGGCATCCCGCGATTCCGTCCGCCTCGCGTTCGTCGCTGCTCTGCAACACCTGTCCGCACGCCAGCGCGCGGTCCTGCTGCTCCGCGAGGTCCTGCAGTGGCGCGCCACCGAGGTCGCGGCCGCGCTCGACACGTCGACGGCGGCGGTCAACAGTCTTCTGCAGCGGGCACGTGCGCAGTTGAAGGACGCCCAGGTCCGCGACGACGACCTCGCCGAACCCGACAGCGCCGAGACCAAGGCGTTGCTGCAGCGCTGGGTCGACGGCTTCGAGAAGTACGACATCGATTCGCTCGTCGAGATGCTCACCCAGGACGCCGTCTGGGAGATGCCGCCCTTCGAGGGCTGGTACCAGGGCCCCGACGCGATCGTCTCCCTCATCAAGCACAAGTGCCCCGCGAAGGGCCCCGGCGACCAGGTACTGCTTCCCACCGTGGCCAACGGCCAGCCGGCATTCGGGCTGTACATGCGCGGGGAGGACGGCCGCCACCACCCTTTCCAACTGCAGGTGCTCGACATCGTCGACGGTAGGGTCACGCACGCCACCGTCTTCTTCTCCGACGACACCACGGCCTTGTTCGCCCGGTTCGGGCTGCCGGAGGACCCGGCAGCCCGCTGA
- a CDS encoding VOC family protein, whose product MSRMLFVNLAVENVAASRAFFDKLGFTFNEMFCDENTACLEINEQTYVMLLEKPRFRDFINDDICDTTKAREALMCVSADSREGVDAIVDGALAAGGSEWVTAGAQKAQEEMGDFAHQRAFRDLDGHVWEVMWMDMAAASQAWAPEDAEENTTA is encoded by the coding sequence ATGTCGCGCATGCTGTTCGTCAACCTCGCCGTCGAGAACGTCGCCGCCTCCCGTGCATTCTTCGACAAGCTCGGATTCACCTTCAACGAGATGTTCTGCGACGAGAACACCGCGTGCCTGGAGATCAACGAGCAGACCTACGTGATGTTGCTCGAGAAGCCGCGATTCCGCGACTTCATCAACGACGACATCTGCGACACCACGAAGGCCCGCGAGGCGCTGATGTGTGTGTCGGCCGACAGCCGGGAGGGTGTCGACGCGATCGTCGACGGCGCGCTCGCGGCCGGTGGCAGCGAGTGGGTGACGGCCGGCGCGCAGAAGGCGCAGGAGGAGATGGGGGACTTCGCCCATCAACGGGCCTTCCGCGACCTCGACGGCCACGTCTGGGAGGTCATGTGGATGGATATGGCTGCCGCGTCGCAGGCGTGGGCACCGGAGGACGCCGAGGAGAACACCACCGCGTAG